One genomic region from Bacillus sp. SLBN-46 encodes:
- a CDS encoding heme A synthase, with product MRRSLKWLAVATTIAMILILIGGALVTKTGSGMGCGRSWPLCNGKFLPLEITPELAIELAHRLVSGVGGVMVLVLSVWSWKAIGHIRETKFLSFLSFFFLLLQALIGAAAVKWGQSSFVLALHFGISLISFASVFLLTLLIFEVDKKFQADKLLIDKRMSFHIVGISIYSYFVIYTGALVRHTKSSLVCLDWPLCKNESPAFPSDMWEWVQMGHRAAAGLIFLWIAYVLFIVIRHYKHQKVLYWGWLISFILVSLQVIAGAFIIFSRLNLYIALLHAFFITCLFGMLSYFLLLYSRSRKNQ from the coding sequence TTGCGACGCTCTTTAAAGTGGTTGGCGGTTGCAACCACAATTGCAATGATACTAATATTAATTGGTGGAGCTTTAGTAACAAAGACTGGCTCTGGAATGGGGTGTGGAAGATCATGGCCTTTATGTAATGGTAAATTCCTTCCATTGGAAATAACTCCAGAATTAGCAATAGAGCTTGCACATCGACTTGTTTCAGGTGTTGGTGGAGTTATGGTGCTTGTTCTTTCCGTTTGGTCTTGGAAGGCTATTGGCCACATTAGAGAAACCAAGTTCCTTTCCTTTCTCTCTTTCTTCTTTTTACTGTTACAAGCTTTAATTGGGGCGGCAGCAGTAAAATGGGGGCAATCAAGTTTTGTTTTAGCATTACACTTTGGAATTTCACTTATTTCATTCGCATCTGTGTTTTTGTTAACACTTCTTATATTTGAAGTAGATAAGAAATTCCAGGCCGATAAACTATTGATTGATAAAAGAATGAGCTTCCATATCGTTGGAATTTCTATTTATAGTTATTTTGTCATTTATACAGGAGCCTTGGTAAGACATACAAAGTCAAGCTTAGTTTGTCTTGATTGGCCTTTATGTAAAAATGAAAGCCCGGCATTTCCTTCTGATATGTGGGAATGGGTTCAAATGGGGCACCGAGCAGCCGCAGGGCTCATTTTCCTATGGATTGCATATGTTCTATTTATTGTTATTCGTCACTACAAGCATCAAAAAGTTTTATATTGGGGTTGGCTTATTTCATTCATCCTCGTTTCCTTACAAGTGATTGCAGGGGCATTTATCATTTTTAGTAGACTTAATTTATATATTGCACTTCTTCATGCTTTCTTTATTACATGTTTATTTGGAATGTTAAGTTATTTTCTTCTTCTATATTCACGCTCTAGAAAGAATCAATAA
- a CDS encoding CAP domain-containing protein: MIGQDVSFLEKEFGTPVRKDESLYGYQWYIYNQNYKRYLQVGVENNKVVTIFAIGENLDVAPFEIGQPVEEIFNTQYIDTNINLDWEGTTYRFELNDTDLNLRPMVQLGDIYVQLYIDKFTGNLSSVRFLDAKTLIKQRPYELVYQGELVEEPVLSDEKWRSIEIGTEQEIFDITNVLRQRNKLKPLRWDEQTAEVAYGHSKDMSENNDFAHTSKKFGDLTERLQTAKVAYQEAGENIAANYTDGPAVVEGWLNSKGHRDSLLNKDFSHIGIGVFQKYYTQNFIKKVE, from the coding sequence ATGATTGGGCAAGATGTTTCCTTTTTAGAAAAAGAATTTGGAACACCAGTGCGTAAGGATGAATCATTATACGGCTATCAATGGTATATCTATAATCAAAACTACAAGCGATATCTGCAGGTAGGTGTTGAAAATAATAAAGTGGTAACCATTTTTGCAATTGGTGAAAACTTAGATGTTGCTCCTTTTGAAATTGGTCAGCCAGTGGAAGAAATTTTTAATACTCAATACATTGATACAAATATAAATTTGGATTGGGAGGGTACTACCTACCGTTTTGAGCTCAATGACACTGATCTAAATCTTCGACCAATGGTTCAGTTGGGCGATATTTATGTCCAGCTTTATATAGACAAATTTACAGGTAACCTTTCAAGTGTCCGGTTCCTAGATGCTAAAACACTCATTAAACAGCGTCCATATGAATTAGTTTATCAAGGAGAGTTAGTCGAAGAACCTGTACTTTCAGATGAAAAATGGAGGAGTATTGAAATCGGAACGGAGCAAGAGATCTTTGATATTACCAATGTTTTGCGACAAAGAAACAAACTGAAACCTTTAAGATGGGACGAACAAACAGCAGAAGTTGCATATGGACATAGTAAGGATATGTCCGAAAACAATGATTTTGCCCATACGTCCAAGAAATTTGGGGACCTTACCGAGCGATTACAAACAGCTAAAGTAGCATATCAAGAAGCTGGCGAAAATATTGCTGCAAATTACACAGATGGACCTGCAGTAGTGGAAGGATGGCTTAATAGTAAAGGACATCGGGATTCTTTATTAAATAAAGATTTTTCACATATTGGAATTGGTGTATTCCAAAAATACTATACACAGAACTTTATTAAAAAAGTTGAATAG
- a CDS encoding cytochrome (ubi)quinol oxidase subunit III, which translates to MHAEEKFTYETWPAAPEKATLEAKNKFLGFWFFLGGETVLFASLFATYLALKDKVGDSGQPLAKELFELPLTFVATMLLLTSSLTSVYAMYHMKNFAFKKMMVWLGLTALLGAGFLGLEVYEFSHYVHEGHKFTSSAFGSAFYTLVGFHGGHVAFGLLWCLTLMFRNGKRGLDLYNAPKFYVFSLYWHFIDVVWVFIFTVVYLMGMVG; encoded by the coding sequence ATGCACGCTGAAGAAAAATTCACTTATGAAACATGGCCTGCTGCGCCGGAGAAAGCAACCCTTGAAGCGAAAAATAAATTTTTAGGTTTCTGGTTTTTCCTAGGAGGAGAGACGGTTCTATTCGCCTCCCTCTTTGCAACGTACTTAGCGTTAAAGGATAAGGTCGGTGATTCAGGACAGCCGCTTGCTAAGGAATTATTTGAGCTTCCATTAACATTTGTAGCAACTATGTTGTTATTAACAAGTTCATTGACTAGTGTATACGCTATGTATCACATGAAAAACTTTGCCTTCAAAAAAATGATGGTTTGGCTTGGCTTAACAGCATTATTAGGTGCAGGCTTCTTAGGACTTGAGGTTTACGAGTTTTCTCATTATGTTCATGAAGGACACAAGTTTACAAGTAGTGCGTTCGGTTCTGCCTTCTATACGCTTGTTGGTTTTCACGGAGGCCACGTTGCGTTTGGTTTATTGTGGTGTTTAACATTAATGTTCCGAAATGGAAAACGTGGTTTAGACCTATACAACGCGCCAAAGTTCTATGTATTTAGTTTATATTGGCATTTTATCGATGTTGTTTGGGTATTTATCTTTACAGTAGTATATTTAATGGGAATGGTGGGATAA
- the ctaD gene encoding cytochrome c oxidase subunit I, giving the protein MSTLAQKKGFGATLWDFLTTVDHKKIAILYLIAGGFFFLIGGLEAVFIRIQLAVPNNDFVSAGAFNEIITMHGTTMIFLAAMPLVFAFMNAVMPLQIGARDVAFPFVNAVSFWLFFFGGIFLNLSWFLGGAPDAGWTSYASLAMASKGHGVDFYILGLQISGFGTLMGGINFLVTIINMRAPGMTYMRMPLFTWTTFVTSALILFAFPPLTVGLVLMMFDRMFGSNFFDVAAGGNTVIWEHLFWIFGHPEVYILILPAFGIFSEIFSMFSRKRLFGYSSMVFATVLIGFLGFMVWAHHMFTTGLGPVANAIFAVATMAIGVPTGIKIFNWLLTMWGGSVKFTTPMHYAFAFIPSFVAGGVTGVMLAAAAADYQYHDTYFVVAHFHYVIVGGVVFAILAGTHLYWPKMFGTMLNETLGKITFWLFFIGFHLTFFIQHFLGLWGMPRRVFTYLPGQGFETANMVSSLGALFMSLGVIIMLINIIMTSVKNVRVGNDPWGDGRTLEWAIPSPPPFYNFKQLPLVRGLDALWIEKMEGKNGMTPAEPLGDIHMPNSSFIPFVMGLGLFIAAFGALYHPDKVSWSLPVLILGLLITFGSMFMRSVKDDHGFHIHKEELIDDEDKGVKA; this is encoded by the coding sequence GTGAGTACCTTAGCTCAAAAAAAGGGATTTGGTGCGACTTTGTGGGACTTTTTAACAACTGTTGACCATAAGAAAATCGCCATCCTATATCTTATTGCAGGTGGATTCTTCTTCTTAATAGGCGGACTTGAAGCTGTCTTTATTCGTATCCAACTTGCAGTACCTAACAATGATTTTGTCAGTGCAGGTGCATTTAATGAAATTATTACCATGCACGGAACAACAATGATTTTCTTAGCCGCGATGCCTCTTGTATTTGCATTTATGAATGCTGTTATGCCATTACAGATTGGTGCACGTGACGTAGCATTCCCATTCGTAAATGCAGTTAGTTTTTGGTTATTCTTCTTCGGAGGAATTTTCCTAAATCTTTCATGGTTTTTGGGAGGCGCTCCTGATGCTGGTTGGACGTCATATGCATCACTTGCGATGGCTTCGAAAGGCCACGGGGTAGATTTCTATATCTTAGGCTTACAGATTTCAGGTTTTGGAACATTAATGGGTGGTATTAATTTCTTGGTAACGATTATTAATATGCGTGCACCAGGTATGACGTATATGAGGATGCCATTGTTCACATGGACAACATTTGTAACCTCAGCACTTATTTTATTTGCATTCCCTCCACTTACAGTGGGTCTTGTATTAATGATGTTTGACCGTATGTTCGGATCGAATTTCTTTGATGTAGCAGCTGGTGGTAATACTGTTATTTGGGAACATCTTTTCTGGATTTTTGGACACCCTGAAGTATATATTCTTATACTTCCTGCTTTCGGTATTTTCTCGGAAATTTTCTCTATGTTCTCGAGAAAAAGATTGTTTGGTTATTCATCCATGGTATTTGCAACCGTATTAATCGGTTTCTTAGGATTCATGGTATGGGCTCACCATATGTTTACAACTGGACTAGGTCCTGTTGCCAATGCAATCTTTGCTGTTGCAACAATGGCAATTGGTGTACCAACGGGTATCAAAATCTTTAACTGGTTATTAACAATGTGGGGCGGTAGTGTTAAGTTTACAACACCAATGCATTATGCGTTTGCGTTTATTCCATCTTTCGTAGCTGGTGGGGTAACAGGTGTTATGCTTGCAGCCGCTGCAGCTGACTATCAGTATCATGATACGTATTTCGTTGTTGCACACTTCCACTATGTAATCGTTGGTGGTGTAGTATTCGCTATCTTAGCTGGAACACATCTTTATTGGCCAAAAATGTTTGGAACGATGTTAAACGAGACTCTTGGAAAAATCACATTTTGGTTATTCTTTATTGGTTTCCACTTAACATTCTTTATCCAACACTTCTTAGGATTATGGGGTATGCCACGTCGTGTATTCACATACCTACCAGGTCAAGGATTTGAAACAGCCAATATGGTAAGTTCACTAGGTGCTTTATTCATGTCACTTGGTGTCATTATCATGTTAATTAATATTATTATGACATCTGTGAAGAATGTACGTGTAGGAAACGATCCATGGGGAGACGGAAGAACACTCGAGTGGGCAATTCCATCACCACCGCCATTCTATAACTTTAAACAGCTTCCACTGGTACGTGGATTAGATGCACTTTGGATTGAAAAAATGGAAGGCAAAAATGGTATGACTCCTGCTGAACCACTTGGGGATATCCATATGCCTAACTCATCTTTTATTCCATTTGTTATGGGTCTAGGATTATTCATTGCAGCTTTTGGTGCATTATATCACCCTGATAAGGTATCATGGTCACTGCCTGTATTAATTTTAGGCTTACTAATTACATTTGGATCAATGTTTATGCGTTCAGTAAAAGATGATCATGGTTTCCATATTCACAAAGAAGAGCTAATTGATGACGAGGATAAGGGGGTTAAGGCATAA
- a CDS encoding CBS domain-containing protein — translation MEKIRDIMTDNVECCTLLDNMYEVALKMKELNVGAIPIVDQEKIVGMITDRDIVIRGVAEKHPGSTKVEDIMSSELITISPEATSQEAAKLMAQHKIRRLPVVEGDKLIGIVSLGDFAVRELSDDQAKEALTEISEHGIQH, via the coding sequence ATGGAAAAAATTCGTGATATTATGACAGACAATGTTGAGTGTTGTACCTTACTAGATAATATGTACGAAGTAGCCCTTAAAATGAAAGAACTTAATGTAGGGGCAATTCCTATTGTTGATCAAGAAAAGATAGTAGGAATGATTACTGACCGTGATATTGTTATTAGAGGTGTCGCTGAAAAACATCCTGGGTCAACTAAGGTAGAAGATATCATGAGTAGTGAGCTGATAACCATCTCCCCTGAAGCTACAAGCCAAGAGGCTGCCAAGTTAATGGCTCAGCACAAAATTCGCCGTTTACCTGTTGTAGAAGGCGATAAGTTAATTGGTATTGTTTCACTTGGTGATTTTGCAGTTCGTGAATTATCTGATGATCAAGCAAAGGAAGCTTTAACAGAGATTTCTGAGCATGGGATACAACATTAA
- the ctaG gene encoding cytochrome c oxidase assembly factor CtaG, which produces MGFKALWSPYFLLILIAFTVGYFVLTTKYRMLFPGNEPMTKKQGTLFLLSIILLYAIKGSPLDLLAHLMFYVHMMQMAVLVLVIPPIFILSIPNWVWQKLLSVKRIDSLFKFFTKPLIALVVFNGLFSFYHVPIIFDHVMQNFWLHAGYSILLFLVSIFMWWPLLNQMPEHQTLSGLKKVGYIFADGILLTPACALIIFADNSLYATYSDPHVWGQVMSLCVGASNFASLNLSGPALFSSMSVIEDQRLGGVLMKIIQEIIYGVILGHVFFEWYRKDQEESEREMNQTLNPSPIK; this is translated from the coding sequence TTGGGATTTAAAGCACTTTGGAGCCCGTACTTTTTATTAATTTTAATCGCATTTACGGTAGGGTATTTTGTCCTTACAACAAAGTATAGAATGTTATTTCCAGGTAATGAGCCAATGACCAAAAAACAAGGGACATTATTCTTATTATCCATCATACTCCTGTACGCTATAAAAGGGTCACCCCTGGATTTATTAGCACACCTAATGTTTTATGTCCATATGATGCAGATGGCCGTTTTAGTTTTGGTTATACCCCCAATATTTATTTTGAGTATTCCAAACTGGGTATGGCAAAAGCTATTGAGCGTTAAAAGAATTGATTCTTTGTTTAAATTCTTTACCAAACCGCTAATTGCTTTAGTCGTATTTAACGGCTTGTTCTCTTTCTACCATGTTCCAATCATATTTGATCATGTCATGCAGAATTTTTGGCTTCATGCAGGCTATTCTATTCTCTTATTTCTTGTTTCTATCTTCATGTGGTGGCCTTTACTAAATCAGATGCCGGAACACCAAACTTTAAGTGGGTTGAAGAAGGTGGGCTATATTTTTGCTGACGGTATCTTGTTAACTCCAGCATGTGCACTTATTATTTTTGCTGATAATTCACTCTATGCAACTTATTCTGATCCTCATGTATGGGGACAGGTCATGAGTTTATGTGTAGGGGCCTCAAATTTTGCTAGCTTAAACTTAAGTGGTCCAGCACTTTTTAGTTCCATGTCAGTAATCGAAGATCAACGACTTGGCGGAGTGTTAATGAAGATTATCCAAGAAATCATTTATGGTGTGATACTTGGTCATGTTTTCTTTGAATGGTACCGTAAAGATCAGGAAGAATCCGAACGAGAGATGAACCAAACATTAAATCCATCTCCGATTAAATAG
- the coxB gene encoding cytochrome c oxidase subunit II: protein MKRLAKWRLVSLFAMIALVLSGCGKPFVSTLMPAGEVADMQYDLMKLSTLIMVGVIIVVMVIFVLVFVRYRRKDDKAIPKQVEGSHKLEIIWTVVPILLLLILAVPTVASTFKLADVDQMDKKNTKALVINVRSHLYWWDFEYPGQKIVTSQELVVPTNEKVYFSLKSMDVKHSFWIPAVGGKLDTNTDNINKFWLEFDDKRANEAGNLFYGKCAELCGPGHALMDFKVKAISRGKFDAWVNSMQDMKEPQKATGALASQGQEIFNKSCIGCHAVTPANKMPETARIAPNLSNFGERSRVAGVLDHNKKEVKNWIKNPEAYKPGNLMSGKYPEMSDEQLDALAEYLMSLKVQE, encoded by the coding sequence ATGAAAAGGCTTGCAAAATGGCGTTTAGTCTCGTTGTTTGCGATGATAGCGCTTGTACTCTCCGGATGTGGCAAACCATTCGTTTCCACTTTGATGCCAGCCGGTGAAGTTGCAGACATGCAATATGATTTAATGAAGTTAAGTACATTAATCATGGTTGGGGTAATTATTGTCGTCATGGTTATATTTGTTTTGGTATTTGTTCGTTACCGTAGAAAAGACGACAAAGCCATTCCAAAGCAAGTGGAAGGAAGTCATAAACTAGAAATTATTTGGACTGTTGTACCGATCCTTTTACTTCTTATCCTTGCAGTCCCAACTGTAGCATCTACTTTCAAACTTGCTGATGTTGATCAGATGGACAAGAAAAACACAAAAGCATTAGTAATTAATGTTCGATCACATTTATATTGGTGGGACTTTGAATATCCGGGCCAAAAGATTGTGACGAGTCAGGAATTAGTTGTTCCGACAAATGAAAAAGTCTACTTCAGCTTAAAATCTATGGATGTTAAGCACTCATTTTGGATTCCAGCAGTGGGTGGGAAATTAGATACCAATACCGATAATATCAACAAATTCTGGTTAGAATTTGACGACAAGCGCGCTAATGAAGCAGGAAATTTATTCTACGGAAAATGTGCTGAGCTTTGCGGCCCAGGACACGCTCTAATGGACTTTAAAGTTAAGGCAATTAGCCGCGGCAAGTTTGATGCTTGGGTTAATTCAATGCAGGATATGAAAGAACCACAAAAAGCAACAGGTGCTTTAGCATCACAAGGTCAAGAAATCTTTAATAAGAGCTGTATCGGCTGTCATGCTGTAACTCCAGCTAATAAAATGCCAGAAACTGCACGTATTGCACCAAACCTATCAAACTTTGGTGAAAGATCGCGTGTAGCCGGTGTATTAGACCATAATAAAAAAGAAGTAAAAAACTGGATTAAAAATCCTGAAGCATACAAGCCTGGGAACTTAATGTCTGGAAAATATCCAGAAATGTCAGATGAACAGCTTGATGCGTTAGCCGAATATTTAATGAGCTTAAAAGTTCAGGAATAA
- a CDS encoding DUF420 domain-containing protein, whose protein sequence is MNSLPILPTISTSFIVLSAITVAIGWWQIKQRKIEAHKKTMFFAAVFALIFFIIYASRTIFIGNTSFGGPDDIKIYYTVFLVFHITLATIGAVFGIVSLTTGYKNNLALHRKLGPVTSIIWFFTGITGVAVYLLLYVFYHGGETTSMIKAILGF, encoded by the coding sequence ATGAATTCCTTACCGATTTTACCTACCATTAGTACATCATTTATTGTTTTAAGTGCCATAACGGTTGCCATTGGCTGGTGGCAAATTAAACAAAGAAAAATAGAAGCCCATAAAAAAACAATGTTTTTCGCCGCTGTTTTTGCACTAATCTTTTTTATTATTTATGCTTCACGAACTATTTTTATAGGGAATACTTCCTTTGGCGGACCAGATGACATTAAAATTTATTACACCGTGTTTTTAGTATTTCATATTACATTAGCAACCATCGGGGCAGTCTTTGGAATTGTTTCATTAACAACAGGTTATAAAAATAACCTTGCCCTTCACCGGAAGCTTGGACCTGTTACTAGTATTATTTGGTTCTTTACGGGAATAACAGGTGTTGCAGTTTATCTTTTGCTATATGTCTTTTATCATGGTGGAGAAACTACTTCAATGATCAAAGCTATTCTAGGGTTTTAA
- the ctaF gene encoding cytochrome c oxidase subunit IVB, which translates to MADQQLNSGNPRVDIEYRRRKSTEEMRYQVVSFTLMIFLTLIAFAAVAVKGFTAWFTVPFIILLAVVQVIFQLYYFMHMSHKGHEAPSLFLYSGALVGAITILAFTTIIWW; encoded by the coding sequence ATGGCAGATCAACAATTAAATTCAGGAAACCCAAGAGTTGACATTGAATATCGTCGTCGGAAAAGTACTGAAGAGATGAGATATCAAGTGGTATCTTTTACCCTAATGATTTTCTTAACTCTAATCGCATTTGCTGCAGTAGCTGTTAAAGGATTTACTGCATGGTTTACAGTACCATTTATTATCCTTTTAGCTGTTGTTCAAGTGATTTTCCAACTTTATTACTTTATGCATATGAGCCATAAAGGGCATGAAGCTCCATCTCTGTTCTTATACTCAGGAGCGTTGGTAGGAGCAATAACAATTCTAGCTTTTACAACCATTATTTGGTGGTAA
- the cyoE gene encoding heme o synthase: MSNSKAYGEPSIDNGTASLHSNIEKTSVWKDFMALIKIGIVNSNLITTFTGLWLALHFSGQSFLGNLDIVFYTVAGSSLIIAGSCAINNYVDRDIDHLMERTKGRPTVTGKVLPGRVLTLGILLIGLGTLFLFLTTMTATVIGLLGVFSYVVLYTLWSKRQLVSNTIIGSISGAVPPLIGWAAVDANLDVMAWSLFVLMFVWQPPHFYALAMRRVKEYKAAGIPMLPVVKGFKTTKIHIVLWVAALLPIPFFLTKLGIPFLILATLLNIGWLVLGIYGYRIKDDIKWAKLMFVYSLQYLTIIFVAMVIVTLI; this comes from the coding sequence ATGTCCAACTCAAAGGCTTATGGAGAACCATCCATAGATAATGGTACTGCAAGCCTGCATTCTAACATAGAAAAAACCTCAGTATGGAAAGACTTTATGGCTTTGATAAAGATAGGAATCGTCAATTCCAATCTTATTACAACCTTTACTGGACTTTGGCTGGCCTTGCATTTTTCAGGTCAAAGCTTTTTAGGGAACTTAGACATTGTATTTTATACAGTGGCAGGTTCTTCACTAATCATTGCGGGTTCATGTGCTATAAACAATTACGTTGACCGTGATATCGATCATCTAATGGAGAGAACAAAAGGAAGACCCACTGTAACAGGAAAGGTATTGCCGGGTAGAGTTCTTACCTTAGGTATTTTACTTATTGGACTGGGAACACTGTTCTTATTCTTAACAACCATGACTGCAACAGTTATTGGACTGCTTGGAGTTTTTAGTTATGTAGTTCTCTATACTTTATGGTCTAAACGACAGCTGGTTTCTAATACGATCATTGGAAGTATCTCAGGTGCCGTTCCACCGTTAATCGGTTGGGCTGCAGTAGATGCAAATCTTGATGTTATGGCCTGGTCGTTATTTGTACTAATGTTTGTTTGGCAGCCTCCGCACTTTTATGCTCTAGCAATGAGGAGAGTAAAAGAATATAAAGCTGCAGGAATCCCAATGCTTCCTGTAGTTAAGGGCTTTAAAACAACAAAAATTCATATTGTACTTTGGGTGGCCGCACTCTTGCCAATCCCATTTTTTCTTACCAAGTTAGGAATCCCATTTCTAATCCTTGCAACTCTGTTAAATATAGGGTGGCTAGTATTGGGGATTTATGGATATAGGATCAAAGATGACATAAAGTGGGCAAAACTAATGTTTGTTTACTCCTTGCAATATTTAACTATTATTTTTGTGGCGATGGTCATTGTTACATTAATTTAG
- a CDS encoding YugN family protein yields MKFENTGIEKLKAELNRLDEVMTDYGLVRAGQWDYERVTYDRKFELKEGVFYLRVQGYSVEGDVDTFKATIQLMTPLLGKHYYPHGVEYGEGENFPSSLVNQCKKILENINTEISKFAL; encoded by the coding sequence ATGAAATTTGAGAATACTGGAATTGAGAAGTTAAAAGCAGAATTAAACCGTTTAGATGAGGTCATGACTGATTACGGTTTAGTTCGTGCAGGTCAATGGGATTACGAACGTGTTACATACGACCGCAAATTTGAATTAAAAGAAGGTGTGTTTTACCTTCGTGTACAAGGTTATTCAGTTGAAGGTGATGTTGATACTTTTAAAGCAACAATCCAATTGATGACACCGTTACTAGGAAAGCATTATTATCCACATGGTGTTGAGTATGGTGAAGGTGAAAATTTCCCATCCTCCCTTGTAAATCAATGTAAGAAAATTCTTGAGAACATTAACACAGAAATAAGTAAATTCGCATTGTAA
- the eis gene encoding GNAT family N-acetyltransferase, whose product MDIKILTEDDFLESLKLSEYAFQYKISDDRISARTDMLKKHKILGIKEQENLAAKLHIIPLGVYMKGAEWKMGGVAGVATYPEYRRSGYVRTLMIEALKQMHADGQIVSFLHPFDFSFYRKFGWEILSEYKKVTLDTKDLALLAIQPGKIIRYSKEAFSEDINHIYQMYCNQFNGMLVRSFEWWKDHVINDDTQIAVYYNPANEAKGYILYHVKDRKMDVEEMVCLDQESRVGLWNFICQHDSMVEKVFLTLPNHDPFPYFIQQPKVSMELQPYFMARIVDVEECLRKFGFNSETAPVFLHLEDPFAPWNNGSYLISHEQIKVFKEKNGSHCVQPPRRGIQLSINDLSAILFGYKRPIELYQMGYLKGNEEEVQKLERMVPHVKSSFYDFF is encoded by the coding sequence TTGGATATTAAGATTCTAACGGAAGACGATTTTCTAGAATCATTAAAACTCTCAGAGTATGCTTTTCAATATAAGATTTCTGATGACCGAATTTCCGCAAGAACAGATATGCTAAAGAAACATAAAATACTAGGAATAAAAGAACAAGAGAATCTTGCAGCTAAATTACATATTATTCCCCTTGGGGTCTATATGAAGGGGGCTGAGTGGAAAATGGGTGGAGTAGCTGGTGTAGCTACCTATCCTGAATACAGGAGAAGTGGGTATGTACGCACATTAATGATAGAGGCATTGAAACAAATGCACGCTGACGGTCAAATTGTTTCCTTCCTTCATCCTTTTGATTTTTCCTTTTATCGGAAGTTTGGTTGGGAGATATTAAGTGAGTATAAAAAAGTAACTCTTGATACAAAGGATCTAGCCTTACTTGCAATACAGCCAGGGAAAATCATCCGATATTCTAAGGAAGCTTTTTCAGAGGATATCAATCATATCTATCAAATGTACTGTAACCAATTTAATGGAATGCTAGTTCGTTCTTTTGAGTGGTGGAAGGATCATGTAATTAATGACGATACTCAAATTGCTGTCTATTATAATCCAGCAAATGAAGCGAAGGGCTATATCCTTTATCATGTGAAGGACAGAAAAATGGACGTAGAGGAAATGGTGTGCCTCGACCAAGAATCAAGGGTAGGTCTTTGGAATTTTATTTGTCAGCATGATTCTATGGTGGAGAAGGTGTTTCTGACCCTGCCGAACCATGATCCATTTCCATACTTTATTCAACAGCCGAAGGTAAGTATGGAATTACAGCCGTATTTTATGGCACGGATTGTTGATGTAGAAGAATGTTTAAGAAAGTTTGGGTTCAATTCAGAAACTGCGCCTGTTTTTCTCCATTTAGAAGATCCCTTTGCACCTTGGAATAATGGAAGCTACTTAATTAGTCATGAACAAATAAAAGTATTTAAAGAAAAGAATGGGAGCCATTGTGTACAGCCGCCAAGGAGAGGAATCCAGTTATCAATTAATGACCTGTCTGCAATCCTTTTTGGTTATAAACGGCCAATAGAGCTATATCAGATGGGGTATTTAAAGGGTAATGAAGAGGAAGTCCAAAAGCTTGAGAGAATGGTTCCGCATGTCAAATCATCATTCTATGACTTTTTCTAA